From a single Pseudodesulfovibrio sp. JC047 genomic region:
- a CDS encoding ATP-binding protein has translation MHEIVIISGKGGAGKTSITGAFSHLADKAILCDLDVDAPDLHLLLDPKIEFEESFRSGNEAVIDNDLCTGCGRCEELCRFNAISHKDDLFTIDPMQCEGCKVCVTLCPAEAIEFPERHCGQWYVSKTRFGEMVHAQLFPGEENSGRLVTLLKQRAREMAEEQGLDIVLCDGAPGIGCPVISSMAGTDLAVAVTEPTLSGLHDLKRVAELCDGFRTKVAVLINKWDINPDLSDKIETYCTEKGYTVVGRFPHDKKVVDSMLHRQVITEYEDGPLSATLKQAWSDILDMLKDIKK, from the coding sequence ATGCATGAGATCGTCATTATCAGCGGTAAAGGCGGTGCAGGCAAAACCTCGATCACCGGCGCATTTTCGCACCTCGCGGACAAAGCCATTCTCTGTGATCTGGATGTGGATGCCCCGGATTTGCACCTCTTGCTCGATCCCAAAATCGAATTCGAGGAATCCTTCAGGTCCGGCAATGAGGCAGTTATCGATAACGATCTTTGTACAGGCTGCGGCCGATGCGAGGAACTCTGTCGATTCAATGCCATCAGCCACAAAGACGACCTGTTCACCATCGATCCGATGCAGTGTGAAGGCTGCAAGGTCTGCGTAACTCTGTGCCCGGCCGAGGCCATTGAATTCCCGGAAAGGCATTGCGGTCAATGGTATGTCTCCAAAACCCGATTCGGCGAGATGGTTCACGCCCAACTCTTTCCCGGTGAGGAAAACTCCGGGCGACTGGTCACACTGCTGAAACAGCGGGCACGGGAAATGGCTGAAGAGCAAGGGCTGGATATCGTCCTGTGTGACGGTGCCCCTGGTATCGGGTGCCCGGTCATCAGCTCCATGGCCGGAACGGATCTGGCTGTGGCGGTGACGGAACCGACACTCTCCGGTCTGCACGACCTCAAACGTGTGGCCGAATTGTGTGACGGATTCCGGACCAAGGTCGCCGTCCTGATCAACAAGTGGGATATCAATCCGGATTTGTCCGATAAAATAGAGACATACTGTACCGAAAAAGGCTATACTGTCGTTGGCCGTTTTCCGCATGACAAAAAAGTGGTGGATTCGATGTTACACCGCCAAGTCATTACAGAATATGAAGATGGACCGCTTTCAGCGACACTGAAACAGGCATGGTCGGACATTCTGGACATGCTCAAGGATATCAAGAAATAA
- a CDS encoding NifB/NifX family molybdenum-iron cluster-binding protein has product METLVAVPTAEPGGMDASVDAHFGHCGMYTLVAIADGAVKEVTTVPSCPHEQGGCMAPVQYLADHKVKALISGGMGMRPLMGFNQVGIQVFHGNGAPTVKTAIEAFLHDSLPVFTAEQTCGGGR; this is encoded by the coding sequence ATGGAAACTCTCGTAGCTGTTCCCACTGCGGAACCAGGTGGCATGGACGCCTCTGTTGACGCCCACTTCGGCCACTGCGGCATGTACACACTGGTAGCGATCGCCGATGGTGCCGTCAAAGAAGTCACCACGGTCCCGAGCTGCCCCCACGAACAGGGTGGCTGCATGGCTCCTGTTCAATACCTGGCTGACCACAAGGTCAAGGCCCTGATTTCCGGCGGCATGGGAATGCGTCCGCTCATGGGATTCAACCAGGTCGGCATCCAGGTTTTCCACGGCAACGGTGCCCCCACAGTCAAGACTGCCATTGAAGCATTTCTGCATGACAGCCTGCCTGTTTTCACCGCTGAACAAACGTGTGGCGGAGGCCGGTAA
- a CDS encoding transporter substrate-binding domain-containing protein, with amino-acid sequence MLITVLDAAATAKDMAWYRDHGVTVVNPPNSAPLSFLGINGTPKGYLIDIWKKWSEKTAIPVHFEFAQWDKTLTGVAQGTYDIHGGLFMSETRSAFLDFCIPFHEIQSALLVTKNNDVALSRLYSTFTVGVLKKGYTEDFIRKAHPTLKVSQFTAISDMRHALANETIQAAAGNHPILGFELRKLEKGQDILVKQILFKRNIHGAVAKGNTPLLTVVDQGFSDITPAEYKNIANHWFVLQTRKIDWFRYALTAGAILFIATMIAVLLGRGSISEHHSAD; translated from the coding sequence TTGCTGATAACGGTGCTGGATGCGGCGGCCACGGCCAAGGATATGGCATGGTACCGCGATCACGGTGTCACCGTGGTCAACCCGCCGAATTCCGCCCCGCTGTCATTTCTGGGTATCAACGGAACACCCAAGGGTTACCTTATCGATATATGGAAAAAATGGTCTGAAAAAACTGCCATTCCCGTTCATTTCGAATTCGCCCAATGGGACAAGACACTGACCGGCGTGGCGCAAGGGACATACGATATCCACGGAGGCCTGTTCATGAGTGAAACACGTTCAGCCTTTCTGGATTTCTGTATACCGTTTCACGAAATTCAATCCGCCCTGCTTGTCACAAAAAATAACGATGTCGCACTCTCTCGATTATACAGCACATTCACCGTCGGTGTTCTCAAAAAGGGCTACACAGAAGACTTCATCAGAAAAGCCCATCCCACGCTCAAGGTCAGCCAATTCACCGCAATAAGCGATATGCGACACGCACTGGCTAACGAAACCATTCAGGCTGCCGCCGGAAACCACCCCATTCTTGGATTCGAACTGCGAAAACTCGAAAAAGGGCAGGATATTCTCGTCAAACAGATTCTCTTCAAACGAAACATTCACGGGGCGGTTGCCAAAGGAAACACCCCACTTCTCACTGTGGTGGACCAGGGATTTTCCGATATCACCCCCGCCGAGTACAAAAACATCGCCAACCACTGGTTCGTGCTCCAGACCCGCAAAATCGACTGGTTTCGCTATGCCCTGACCGCCGGAGCCATTCTCTTCATCGCCACCATGATCGCGGTTCTGCTGGGCCGTGGAAGTATCTCCGAGCATCACTCGGCAGACTGA